The following are encoded in a window of Shewanella psychrotolerans genomic DNA:
- a CDS encoding ABC transporter ATP-binding protein encodes MFKLFESWVNALPDDEPIQPPKGVYAFCRHYTKGFEIPLVIMSILTAALAILEVSLFAFMGDLVDLLANHTPETLFAEQGGKLLTMAILVLVVIPALVLLHALVVYQGLLGNYPMSIRWLAHRYLLKQSISFYQNDFAGRIATKVMQTSLAVRETVTKLLDVLVYILVYFLSMLVIIADADYRLMLPMLIWLGLYAGLQIYFLPKLKKVSTEQADARSSMTGRIVDSYTNIATVKLFSHTQKEAQYAKDSMSGFLDTVYRQMRLVTGINVSVQVINYLLAFTIAAVSIWLWRDSAITIGAIAVAVSLSLRLNGMSQWIMWEISSLFENIGTVADGMNTLSKPTTIQDSENATTLEVSEGKIDFDEVSFHYGEDTGVIEALNLNIKAGEKVGLVGRSGAGKSTLVNLLMRFYDVEKGSVAIDGQDIRTVTQDSLRSCIGMVTQDTSLLHRSIRDNIRYGRPDATDEDLDNAIKQAQAYDFIQSLSDPEGNHGLDAQVGERGVKLSGGQRQRIAIARVLLKNAPILLLDEATSALDSEIEAAIQESLYQLMEGKTVIAIAHRLSTIAAMDRLIVLDQGKIVEQGSHQELIAQGGIYAQLWAHQTGGFLGVD; translated from the coding sequence ATGTTTAAGCTATTTGAATCATGGGTTAATGCATTACCTGATGACGAACCAATACAGCCACCTAAAGGGGTCTACGCTTTTTGTCGACATTACACTAAAGGTTTCGAAATTCCCTTGGTGATCATGTCAATTTTAACTGCGGCACTGGCAATATTAGAGGTCTCTCTATTTGCTTTTATGGGAGATCTCGTCGATCTACTGGCTAACCATACCCCCGAAACCCTGTTTGCAGAACAAGGTGGAAAGCTACTAACAATGGCTATACTGGTATTAGTCGTTATCCCCGCACTAGTACTATTGCACGCCTTAGTTGTGTACCAAGGGCTATTGGGCAACTATCCTATGTCGATTCGTTGGCTGGCACATCGCTATCTACTCAAACAAAGTATCTCTTTCTATCAAAATGATTTTGCTGGACGTATAGCGACAAAAGTGATGCAAACCTCGCTCGCTGTGCGCGAAACAGTGACAAAACTGCTCGATGTATTGGTTTATATTCTTGTTTATTTCTTGTCGATGTTAGTGATAATCGCCGATGCCGATTATAGATTAATGCTCCCAATGCTAATCTGGCTTGGCTTGTACGCTGGATTACAGATCTATTTCTTACCCAAACTAAAAAAGGTGTCTACAGAGCAAGCAGATGCTCGTTCATCTATGACAGGGCGTATCGTCGATAGTTACACCAACATTGCTACGGTGAAACTGTTTTCCCACACTCAAAAAGAAGCACAATACGCCAAAGATAGCATGTCAGGTTTTCTCGATACCGTTTATCGCCAAATGCGGCTGGTAACGGGGATCAACGTCAGCGTACAGGTCATTAACTATCTACTGGCATTTACCATTGCAGCAGTGTCTATTTGGCTATGGCGTGACAGCGCCATCACCATAGGTGCCATCGCCGTTGCGGTGAGTTTATCGCTGCGGTTAAATGGCATGTCACAATGGATCATGTGGGAAATTAGTTCCCTGTTTGAGAATATTGGTACAGTGGCAGACGGCATGAATACCCTATCAAAACCAACCACGATTCAAGATAGCGAAAATGCAACCACGTTAGAGGTTAGTGAAGGTAAAATTGACTTCGATGAGGTTAGCTTTCATTACGGTGAAGACACGGGCGTTATTGAAGCGCTTAATCTGAATATCAAAGCTGGCGAAAAAGTCGGCCTTGTTGGTCGCTCTGGTGCGGGGAAATCAACTTTAGTTAACTTGCTAATGCGATTTTACGATGTTGAAAAAGGATCAGTTGCTATCGATGGTCAAGATATCAGAACGGTAACTCAGGACTCGCTTCGCTCTTGTATCGGTATGGTGACCCAAGACACCTCTCTGCTGCATCGTTCTATTCGCGATAATATACGTTATGGAAGACCTGACGCCACAGATGAAGACCTGGACAATGCCATCAAACAAGCTCAAGCCTATGATTTTATTCAGAGCCTGAGCGATCCTGAGGGTAACCATGGCTTGGATGCCCAAGTCGGTGAGCGCGGTGTAAAACTTTCTGGTGGGCAGCGTCAACGCATAGCCATCGCTAGGGTACTACTGAAAAACGCGCCCATTTTACTCTTAGATGAAGCCACCTCCGCGCTCGACTCCGAGATTGAGGCCGCGATTCAGGAGAGTCTCTATCAGCTGATGGAAGGTAAAACGGTGATCGCCATTGCCCACCGTCTGTCGACCATTGCCGCCATGGATAGGTTGATCGTGTTAGATCAAGGTAAAATCGTCGAGCAAGGTTCCCATCAAGAACTGATTGCCCAAGGTGGTATATACGCACAGCTTTGGGCTCATCAAACCGGTGGTTTCCTGGGCGTAGACTAG
- a CDS encoding cytochrome P460 family protein, producing the protein MKTILLILLSAVSLFSSNGYTAGKTPLSSHGIDYPQGWQTWSSIAVSHRTDNNTVRAILGNDVAIKAARSGEHSPWPDGAILAKVVWKAGELAHWPKAIGPKDFVHAEFMFKDSVKYADTYGWGWARWVGAEQTPFEGGMQVCVSCHTPVKDNDWVFTEPGWFPTN; encoded by the coding sequence ATGAAGACAATTCTTTTAATACTGTTATCAGCCGTTTCATTATTTTCATCAAATGGTTATACAGCTGGCAAAACGCCTTTATCTTCCCATGGCATTGACTATCCACAAGGTTGGCAGACCTGGTCAAGCATCGCTGTGTCCCATAGAACCGACAATAATACGGTAAGGGCTATTTTGGGCAATGACGTGGCTATTAAGGCCGCTCGTAGCGGTGAACATTCTCCCTGGCCTGACGGTGCCATTCTGGCCAAGGTGGTGTGGAAAGCGGGTGAATTAGCTCACTGGCCTAAGGCAATAGGGCCTAAAGACTTTGTCCATGCCGAGTTTATGTTCAAGGATTCGGTTAAGTATGCCGACACTTATGGCTGGGGCTGGGCGCGTTGGGTTGGCGCCGAGCAGACGCCATTTGAGGGAGGGATGCAGGTGTGTGTCAGTTGTCATACCCCAGTGAAAGACAATGACTGGGTATTCACCGAGCCGGGATGGTTCCCGACAAACTAG
- a CDS encoding GNAT family N-acetyltransferase, which produces MLIFISRDLDVFQSEFDLSEVSSELARDFENLVLADITQCKINDVEYLRWVMVAVEDENPIGYCYFRHHIKKSVTYIGQIYVDKEARGKAIARKLLNMSLDFSFSLLPNQVEIHFTTKELNSSKLVDLFFYRAMKQKRNDKFFDIKATAFSSKLELVT; this is translated from the coding sequence ATGTTGATTTTCATATCTAGAGATCTCGATGTTTTCCAATCAGAATTCGACCTGTCTGAGGTTTCAAGTGAATTAGCACGAGACTTTGAGAATTTAGTGTTAGCTGATATCACACAGTGCAAGATTAATGATGTTGAGTATCTTCGTTGGGTAATGGTTGCGGTCGAAGATGAGAATCCTATTGGTTATTGTTATTTCAGACATCATATCAAAAAATCAGTCACTTACATCGGTCAAATCTATGTTGATAAAGAAGCAAGGGGGAAGGCCATTGCACGTAAGCTATTGAATATGAGTCTTGATTTTAGTTTTAGCCTTTTACCGAACCAAGTTGAGATCCACTTTACGACAAAGGAGCTTAACTCAAGTAAGTTAGTTGATTTGTTCTTTTATCGTGCGATGAAACAGAAGCGAAATGATAAATTTTTTGATATCAAAGCTACGGCCTTTTCATCCAAGCTTGAACTCGTTACATAA
- the gltX gene encoding glutamate--tRNA ligase produces MTTKTRFAPSPTGFLHVGGARTALYSWLYARANQGEFVLRIEDTDLERSTPEACEAILDGMEWLGLTWDEGPYYQTKRFDRYNEIIAQMLEQGTAYKCYCSRERIELMREEQAAKGEQQKYDGCCRDKAPRDTDEPFVIRFKNPTEGSVVFDDHVRGRIEISNELLDDLIIARTDGTPTYNFCVVVDDWDMGITCVVRGEDHINNTPRQINILKALGAPIPEYAHVAMILGDDGAKLSKRHGAVGVMQYRDDGYLPEALLNYLVRLGWSHGDQEVFSIDEMKQLFKLDDINKAASAFNTDKLIWLNQHYMKELAPEYVAKHLEWHMADQQIDTTNGPALAEVVTALAERAKTLKELAASSRYFYEDFADFDETAAKKHLRGVALEPLQLVQQKLAALPEWTLEGIHQAIEDTAAELEVGMGKVGMPLRVAVTGAGMSPAVDLTLFLVGKVRCEQRISKAIEFVANRINS; encoded by the coding sequence ATGACGACTAAGACGCGTTTCGCTCCAAGTCCTACCGGTTTTTTACACGTAGGTGGTGCTCGTACAGCACTATATTCATGGCTATATGCCCGAGCTAATCAAGGTGAGTTTGTTTTACGTATTGAAGATACCGATCTTGAGCGTTCTACACCCGAAGCATGTGAGGCGATTTTAGATGGCATGGAGTGGCTAGGGCTGACGTGGGATGAAGGTCCATATTATCAAACTAAGCGTTTTGACCGTTACAATGAGATTATTGCTCAGATGTTGGAGCAGGGTACTGCTTATAAGTGTTACTGCAGCCGTGAGCGTATTGAATTAATGCGCGAAGAACAGGCAGCTAAAGGCGAACAGCAGAAATATGATGGTTGCTGCCGTGATAAAGCGCCCCGCGATACTGACGAGCCGTTTGTTATTCGGTTTAAAAACCCAACAGAGGGCAGTGTGGTATTTGATGACCACGTACGTGGTCGCATCGAGATCTCAAATGAACTGCTGGATGATTTGATCATTGCGCGTACCGATGGCACGCCAACCTATAACTTTTGTGTCGTAGTTGATGATTGGGATATGGGGATCACCTGTGTTGTTCGTGGTGAAGACCATATCAATAATACGCCTCGTCAAATTAACATATTAAAAGCACTTGGTGCGCCGATCCCTGAATATGCGCACGTTGCCATGATCTTAGGCGATGATGGCGCCAAGCTATCTAAACGCCATGGCGCAGTGGGTGTTATGCAATATCGTGATGATGGTTATCTACCTGAAGCATTACTTAACTACTTAGTGCGTCTCGGTTGGTCACATGGCGACCAAGAGGTGTTTTCGATAGATGAGATGAAGCAGCTCTTTAAGTTAGATGATATCAATAAGGCCGCTTCTGCATTTAATACCGACAAGCTAATTTGGCTAAATCAGCATTATATGAAGGAGCTTGCCCCTGAATATGTTGCTAAGCATCTTGAATGGCATATGGCGGATCAACAGATCGATACGACTAATGGCCCAGCATTAGCTGAGGTGGTTACCGCATTAGCTGAGCGTGCTAAAACTCTTAAGGAGTTAGCTGCTTCTAGTCGTTACTTCTATGAAGACTTTGCCGATTTTGATGAAACTGCGGCTAAGAAGCATTTACGTGGTGTTGCATTAGAGCCGCTTCAATTGGTTCAGCAAAAATTAGCTGCGTTACCAGAGTGGACATTGGAAGGCATTCATCAAGCGATTGAAGATACGGCGGCTGAATTAGAAGTTGGTATGGGTAAAGTCGGCATGCCACTTCGTGTAGCGGTTACCGGTGCAGGTATGTCACCAGCTGTCGATTTAACCTTATTCCTTGTTGGTAAGGTTCGTTGTGAACAAAGAATCTCCAAAGCGATTGAATTTGTAGCAAATAGAATAAATTCCTAA
- a CDS encoding TRAP transporter substrate-binding protein, whose product MTLLNTCTDLNSLKKMLKFTALATLFSASFSVFAEPVEIKFSHVVAENTPKGQMALKFKELVEQRLPGEYQVNVFPNSQLFGDNNELSALLLNDVQFVAPSLSKFERYTKKLQIFDLPFLFKDMDAVNRFQQSESGQNLLNSMKRKGIVGLGYLHNGMKQFSASSPLVLPTDANGKKFRIMASDVLAAQFQAVDAIPVKKPFSEVFTLLQTRAIDGQENTWSNIYSKKFYEVQSHITESNHGVLDYMVVTSNTFWKSLPGDKRKVIKAALDEAVAYGNDIAAAKVDKDKQAIIDSNRSEITYLTPEQRAAWVSAMKPVWAQFEDKIGKDLIDAAVASNK is encoded by the coding sequence ATGACTTTACTCAACACCTGTACTGACCTAAATTCACTAAAAAAAATGTTAAAATTTACCGCACTGGCAACACTATTCAGTGCGAGCTTTTCTGTTTTCGCAGAGCCCGTCGAGATTAAGTTCTCACATGTGGTGGCCGAAAATACCCCAAAAGGCCAAATGGCCCTAAAATTTAAAGAGCTAGTAGAGCAACGTCTGCCTGGCGAATACCAAGTCAACGTGTTCCCCAATTCACAGCTGTTTGGTGACAACAACGAGTTGTCGGCACTACTGCTCAATGATGTACAGTTTGTCGCACCTTCCCTGTCAAAGTTTGAACGTTACACCAAAAAACTACAGATTTTCGATCTTCCTTTTCTATTTAAAGATATGGATGCAGTAAATCGCTTCCAACAGAGTGAGTCGGGTCAAAATCTACTTAATTCCATGAAGCGTAAAGGTATTGTTGGGCTAGGTTATCTGCATAACGGTATGAAACAGTTTTCTGCTAGTAGCCCATTAGTTTTACCCACTGATGCTAACGGGAAAAAATTCCGCATCATGGCATCAGATGTCTTAGCGGCACAATTCCAAGCAGTTGATGCTATTCCCGTTAAAAAGCCTTTTTCAGAAGTTTTCACCTTACTGCAAACGCGCGCTATCGACGGTCAAGAGAACACTTGGTCTAACATCTATTCGAAGAAGTTTTATGAAGTACAAAGCCATATTACTGAAAGTAATCACGGTGTTCTAGATTACATGGTGGTCACTTCAAACACCTTCTGGAAATCGCTACCAGGTGATAAGCGTAAAGTGATCAAAGCAGCTTTGGATGAAGCGGTTGCCTACGGTAACGATATTGCAGCGGCTAAAGTGGATAAAGACAAACAAGCGATTATTGATTCTAATCGCTCAGAAATCACTTACTTAACCCCTGAGCAACGTGCAGCTTGGGTGAGTGCGATGAAACCTGTTTGGGCACAGTTTGAAGACAAAATTGGTAAAGATCTTATTGATGCCGCCGTTGCTTCTAACAAATAA
- a CDS encoding TRAP transporter small permease: MISRLFSYFEEGMLNALITIMTVLVFAEVIARFFFNTGFLWIQELTLTLCGWFVLFGMSYGVKVGAHIGVDAFVSKLNKKNRKITSLIAVVICLIYCAMFLLGSWDYLAKMYQVGVPMEDIDFPHFLFSQLDPDSTWEYFRIDVEEPAVPLWMSQSILIIGFSLLTWRFIELAIAIIRNQTDGFKFADEAKESMHLIDQEADQNSSDIKGDK; encoded by the coding sequence ATGATATCTCGTTTATTTTCATATTTTGAAGAAGGCATGTTAAATGCCTTAATTACCATAATGACGGTATTGGTATTTGCAGAAGTTATTGCTCGCTTCTTCTTCAATACTGGTTTTTTGTGGATTCAAGAATTAACACTTACCCTATGTGGGTGGTTTGTTCTTTTTGGCATGTCCTATGGCGTAAAAGTTGGCGCACATATTGGCGTCGATGCCTTCGTCAGTAAACTAAATAAAAAGAACCGTAAAATCACCTCACTGATCGCGGTCGTGATCTGCCTAATCTATTGCGCCATGTTTTTGCTGGGCAGCTGGGATTACTTGGCCAAAATGTATCAAGTGGGCGTACCGATGGAAGATATCGACTTTCCTCACTTTTTATTTAGCCAGCTAGACCCCGATAGTACATGGGAATATTTCCGTATAGACGTTGAAGAACCCGCCGTACCACTTTGGATGTCACAAAGCATTCTTATTATTGGATTTTCATTACTAACATGGCGATTTATCGAGCTAGCGATAGCCATTATTCGTAATCAAACCGATGGGTTTAAATTTGCAGATGAAGCCAAGGAAAGTATGCATCTTATCGATCAAGAAGCTGATCAGAATTCATCTGACATTAAGGGAGATAAATAA
- a CDS encoding TRAP transporter large permease, with translation MTIATLFISLFLCMLIGMPIAIALGFSSMLTILLYSDDSLASIALKLYESTSEHYTLLAIPFFILSSAFLSTGGVARRIIDFAMDSVGHIRGGLAMASVMACMLFAAVSGSSPATVAAIGSIVIVGMVRAGYPEKFAAGVITTSGTLGILIPPSIVMLVYAAATEVSAARMFMAGLIPGLMMGLLLMLAIYIVARIKKLPSRPFPGVKVLAISSAKAMGGLALIFIVLGSIYGGVASPTEAAAVACVYAYFIAVFGYRDIGPLKDVAWRKDQEPILSASIRNIGYMLLAFVKTPTDKEIRHVVRDGAKVSIMLLFIIANAMLFAHVLTTERIPHIIAETIVGMGLPVWGFLIIVNLLLLAAGNFMEPSAILLIMAPILFPIATQLGIDPIHLGIIMVVNMEIGMLTPPVGLNLFVTAGITGRSMGWVIQSCLPWLLLLLFFLVLITYIPQISLFLPEYIDKLNGY, from the coding sequence ATGACCATTGCGACACTATTTATTAGCCTTTTCCTCTGCATGCTCATCGGCATGCCAATTGCTATCGCGCTTGGCTTTTCAAGCATGTTGACCATCCTACTCTATTCGGATGACTCGCTAGCTTCTATCGCGCTAAAGCTGTATGAGTCGACATCGGAACATTACACCTTATTAGCGATCCCCTTCTTCATTCTGTCGTCAGCCTTCTTATCGACAGGCGGCGTAGCAAGACGGATCATCGACTTTGCCATGGACAGCGTAGGCCATATTCGTGGTGGGCTTGCTATGGCCTCTGTCATGGCTTGTATGCTATTTGCAGCGGTATCGGGCTCATCCCCTGCCACAGTAGCAGCCATCGGTTCCATTGTTATCGTGGGAATGGTACGCGCAGGATATCCGGAGAAGTTTGCTGCGGGCGTAATAACAACATCTGGCACATTAGGGATCTTAATTCCCCCTTCTATTGTGATGTTAGTCTACGCTGCTGCAACGGAAGTCTCGGCTGCCAGAATGTTTATGGCAGGGCTTATTCCAGGTTTAATGATGGGGCTTTTGTTAATGCTGGCTATTTACATTGTTGCACGCATTAAGAAACTCCCGTCTCGCCCCTTTCCTGGTGTAAAAGTCCTCGCCATCTCTAGCGCTAAAGCTATGGGTGGTCTGGCGCTTATCTTCATCGTGTTAGGATCGATTTACGGTGGTGTAGCAAGCCCAACAGAAGCCGCAGCCGTTGCCTGTGTCTACGCCTATTTCATCGCAGTATTTGGTTATCGAGATATTGGCCCGCTAAAAGACGTAGCATGGCGTAAAGATCAAGAGCCAATATTGAGCGCGAGCATAAGAAATATTGGCTATATGCTACTGGCATTCGTAAAAACGCCGACTGATAAAGAGATCCGCCATGTCGTTAGGGATGGCGCAAAAGTCAGTATTATGCTGCTGTTTATCATCGCCAATGCGATGCTATTTGCTCATGTACTGACCACTGAGCGTATTCCTCATATCATTGCAGAAACGATTGTTGGTATGGGCCTTCCCGTGTGGGGATTCCTGATCATAGTCAATTTGCTCCTGCTTGCTGCAGGTAATTTTATGGAGCCTTCAGCTATTTTACTGATTATGGCACCCATATTATTCCCTATCGCAACACAACTAGGTATTGACCCTATTCATTTGGGGATCATCATGGTAGTTAACATGGAAATCGGGATGCTTACGCCCCCGGTGGGTTTGAACCTCTTTGTCACAGCGGGGATAACAGGACGCAGTATGGGTTGGGTGATCCAATCATGTTTGCCGTGGTTATTGTTGCTGCTGTTTTTCTTGGTACTCATCACTTACATTCCACAGATATCTCTGTTTTTGCCAGAATACATCGATAAGTTAAATGGATACTAA
- a CDS encoding ATP-binding protein: MYLMSINIKAKKYLSVTLLITLGLFVVLRIAYWFHLENGYHDTKQQSRAQIKELVSFLSGSLSRYQSIPHVLSTNPLLANALLRQDDPETIKPLNQYLQEIQSITESLDIYLINADGKAIAASNWHQSYSFIGQNFAFRPYFKQAIKGELGRYFAVGTSSNKRGYYFSYPIYANSYPIEASQADAKVLGVIVVKVDVSEIEQQSTGMARASNYEFAITDPDNIIFLSSSTSWRLRSLTPITEEKRISIQESRRYANRVVSPLAIKPPYDETLNEKFQIYQISTDTAATIDYMDSKAAMADAGWKVHILAPMTPTYNALPPLLMLYGAIYLLFAVALLYAVERRKNTLKLRQAHEQLEQRVQERTQALETSNRQLKETQDELIQAAKLTVIGSLSASINHEINQPLAAIRSYAQNTQTLLSRGKWDDVSSNIMTIIELTDRLAAIVSQFKSFTRKSRGNDKAISIATCITDALTIIQPEVDKQGVELVLHNADTKAQIWCDSIRLQQVLINLMSNAIVAMHQSSPKKLIIGVTQNERLHITIEDTGTGIEESQMKKIFDPYFTSSRQGLGLGLSISRRIVEAMQGQITVANRSEGGAIFNISLPIHASENN, from the coding sequence ATGTATTTAATGTCAATAAACATAAAAGCAAAAAAATACCTCAGTGTCACATTACTCATTACCTTAGGATTGTTTGTCGTTTTACGTATAGCTTATTGGTTTCACTTAGAAAACGGTTATCATGACACCAAGCAACAATCGCGAGCCCAGATAAAGGAATTGGTTAGCTTCCTGTCGGGTTCCCTGTCTCGTTACCAAAGCATTCCCCATGTGTTATCGACTAATCCTCTACTTGCCAACGCATTGCTCAGGCAAGATGATCCCGAAACCATCAAACCGCTTAACCAATATTTACAAGAGATCCAAAGCATTACCGAATCCCTTGATATCTACTTAATTAACGCCGATGGCAAAGCCATTGCAGCAAGTAACTGGCATCAAAGCTACTCATTTATCGGCCAGAACTTTGCCTTTCGCCCGTACTTTAAACAGGCAATAAAGGGCGAACTCGGTCGTTATTTCGCTGTAGGAACAAGCTCCAATAAACGCGGATACTATTTTTCATATCCCATCTATGCCAATAGCTACCCCATTGAAGCCAGCCAAGCAGATGCCAAAGTACTTGGAGTGATTGTCGTCAAAGTCGATGTTTCCGAAATCGAGCAGCAAAGTACAGGTATGGCGAGAGCCAGCAATTATGAATTTGCCATAACGGATCCTGATAACATTATTTTTCTCTCGAGTAGCACCAGCTGGCGACTCAGATCACTCACACCGATAACCGAAGAAAAAAGAATCAGTATTCAAGAATCTAGACGATATGCAAATCGCGTTGTCTCACCTTTAGCAATAAAACCGCCCTATGACGAAACGCTAAACGAAAAGTTCCAAATTTATCAAATCAGTACAGACACTGCGGCTACTATCGACTACATGGACAGCAAAGCCGCAATGGCTGATGCTGGATGGAAAGTACATATTTTGGCCCCTATGACTCCAACCTATAATGCACTGCCACCGCTGCTAATGCTTTATGGCGCTATCTATTTACTATTTGCCGTTGCCTTACTCTATGCCGTTGAGCGACGCAAAAACACCTTAAAACTGCGTCAAGCTCATGAGCAGTTGGAACAAAGAGTACAAGAACGCACACAAGCACTTGAAACCAGTAATAGACAACTAAAAGAAACTCAAGATGAACTGATCCAAGCGGCAAAACTCACCGTCATAGGCAGCTTATCAGCCAGTATTAATCATGAAATAAATCAGCCGCTGGCTGCCATTCGCAGTTATGCACAAAATACCCAAACCTTACTTTCTCGAGGCAAATGGGATGATGTCTCAAGCAATATTATGACCATCATCGAGTTAACCGATCGACTTGCGGCTATCGTGTCACAATTTAAAAGCTTCACCCGTAAAAGCCGCGGAAATGATAAAGCCATCAGTATTGCAACATGCATTACCGATGCACTCACTATCATACAGCCCGAAGTCGATAAGCAAGGTGTTGAACTTGTACTGCATAATGCAGACACTAAGGCACAGATATGGTGTGACTCCATTCGCCTGCAGCAAGTACTCATTAACTTGATGAGCAATGCTATCGTAGCGATGCACCAAAGTTCACCTAAAAAGCTGATCATTGGTGTGACGCAAAATGAACGCTTACACATTACGATTGAAGATACAGGTACAGGGATTGAAGAGAGTCAGATGAAGAAAATTTTCGACCCCTATTTTACCAGTTCACGACAAGGGCTTGGCCTTGGCCTATCAATATCAAGACGGATTGTCGAAGCGATGCAGGGGCAAATAACCGTTGCCAATCGTTCAGAAGGCGGCGCTATTTTTAATATATCTTTACCTATTCATGCATCGGAAAACAATTAA
- a CDS encoding sigma-54-dependent transcriptional regulator: MLNLENSHCDIIIVDDEPLIGSALVQLFELESYCAISITDPRLLTNGLPENWPGIIISDVNMPDIDGLKLMRILQSQDKDIPVILLTGHGDIAMAVQALKQGAYDFIEKPFNNEHMLDIAKRALEKRSLTLENRSLKRELESQSTPGPRILGHSAGIKQMRHIIHQVIDMPADVLIEGETGTGKELVARYLHDHSPRSEANFVAINCGAIPETIIESELFGAESGAFTGADKTRIGKFEYANGGTLFLDEIESTPMSLQVKLLRVLEDRKVERLGSNKSIELDIRIIAATKVDLKSLCDTGEFRQDLLYRLNLVTVPIPALRERREDIGLLFLHFARVASARYHKALIPLSTEHTAQLVSHDWPGNVRELRNLAERYVLLGADAAFATSMGQNNQLNTNMSLQQRVEFFERLLIEEALSVNKGSIKLTMEQLELPRKTLYDKMQKFGLNRKTFIQ, translated from the coding sequence ATGCTAAATCTAGAAAATAGCCACTGCGACATTATTATTGTCGATGATGAACCCTTAATTGGCTCCGCGCTGGTGCAGCTGTTTGAGTTGGAGTCTTATTGTGCGATATCAATAACAGATCCCAGATTGCTAACCAATGGACTGCCAGAAAACTGGCCAGGGATCATAATATCCGATGTTAACATGCCCGATATCGACGGCTTAAAGCTAATGCGCATCTTACAATCCCAAGACAAAGATATCCCCGTCATATTATTAACGGGCCATGGTGATATCGCCATGGCGGTTCAAGCGCTTAAACAAGGTGCCTATGACTTTATTGAAAAGCCATTCAATAACGAACATATGCTCGATATTGCTAAACGCGCGTTAGAAAAACGTAGTCTCACTCTAGAAAACCGCAGCCTTAAGCGTGAACTTGAATCACAAAGCACACCTGGGCCACGCATATTGGGCCACAGTGCTGGCATAAAGCAGATGCGGCATATCATACATCAAGTGATCGATATGCCTGCGGATGTTTTGATTGAGGGCGAAACCGGTACAGGTAAAGAACTGGTAGCTCGCTATCTTCATGATCACAGCCCTCGAAGTGAAGCCAATTTTGTGGCCATTAACTGCGGTGCGATCCCTGAGACCATTATCGAAAGCGAACTTTTTGGTGCAGAATCAGGGGCGTTTACCGGTGCCGACAAAACTCGTATAGGTAAATTTGAATATGCGAATGGCGGCACGCTATTTCTCGATGAGATTGAGAGCACCCCCATGTCGCTTCAGGTGAAATTACTGCGCGTGTTAGAAGACAGAAAAGTGGAGCGTTTAGGCTCCAATAAAAGTATTGAACTCGATATCCGCATTATTGCCGCCACTAAGGTCGACCTAAAATCACTGTGTGATACTGGTGAGTTCCGCCAAGACCTACTCTATCGCCTAAATCTCGTTACTGTGCCAATTCCAGCACTACGAGAACGACGCGAAGATATTGGCCTACTCTTTTTGCATTTCGCTCGTGTGGCTTCAGCCCGTTATCACAAGGCATTGATCCCATTAAGTACCGAGCATACTGCTCAGCTTGTATCTCATGATTGGCCTGGTAACGTTAGAGAGTTAAGAAACCTAGCCGAACGTTATGTCCTGCTTGGCGCCGACGCCGCCTTTGCCACATCAATGGGTCAAAACAACCAACTTAATACTAATATGTCACTGCAGCAACGAGTGGAATTTTTTGAACGCTTACTGATAGAGGAAGCCCTAAGCGTGAATAAAGGCAGTATCAAGCTCACCATGGAGCAACTCGAACTGCCCAGAAAAACCTTATATGACAAGATGCAGAAGT